The following is a genomic window from Candidatus Zixiibacteriota bacterium.
TTTAGTTTCAACGTTAGAAAGATTAGCTTCGTCTTTTTCTTCTACATGAATGAAACCAACAACAGCATTTTCAATTGTGTTTTGTTCGTCGATTTCAGATATGGACTCAAGGCTTTTCAAGCTTGTCTTATAAGCAAATTTGTTTGCATAAATCATTAATAATTTCATTTTGACTCCTTCTATTCACATGCCTGTTAAAAACGCTATTTCCATTTAGAAATTTCTATTTCTTTTCAGCTCTTTTCTTATAATTCGATTATTCTTCCTTCTCTACCTTCAATGGTTGTCATTATGACCTTATTGTTCGACAATTTATACTGCCTTATAAATTACAAGCAAGGCAAGGAGTACTACAAATATTGATAAGCCTATTTCCAACCACTCTGATTTTGTTTTTAGGGAAATTACACTCCCTATTCTCGCGCCAATAATTGAGCTGATGATAACTACTATGGCGGGCAATAGTATAATATCACCGCGATGCCAGTAGATAATGATTGATGCGGATGCAGTAATAATGGTTACAAATAATGATGTTGCTATTGCTGCATGAATGTTTAATCTCATTAGTTTTAAGAAAGGCGGGAAAAGAGAACCCCCGCTTCCGCCGCGAATGCCTGTTAATAAGTTTAGAATAAATGCTCCAATCACAATAATACTGATATTTGGTTTTATTTTTTGAGCTAGTCTTGGGCTAATCCTATCAAAATAGATTCCCATTACTGTAATGGTCGAAACAATAAAAAAAATAATTGCAAGTGCTAAATTTGGTATTAATCCTGCCATGTACGCACCACCTATTGATCCTAAGATGCCCCCAACGGCTACATAGGGAGAAATATTCCAATTTATATTTTTTCTGTGACTTATAGCACCTATAAGAGATGAAAAAGGAATTACGAGTAAATTGATGCCGAAAGCATTTAGCAGCGGTATTCCTACCAAATTAAGTAAGGGGATTCTTACAGAACCACCGCCTATGCCAAACATACCGCTCATATATCCAGCAAACAAACCAATCAAAAAATATTCAAGGAAATGAATTTCCAATTTAATTTACTCCAAGGTCTTAAGAATTCGACTGTTGAACTTAATTTATTTTTAATGTCCCCGGATAGCATCTATTTTTTGCTCTTTTAATTATTGCTCATTTCAACCAATGCTTGTTCAATTTTCCCTTTTTTAAAAATAAGCTTCATTCCTTTCCCCTGCAGTCTTGTTATTCCCTTTTTTCCGATATGAGCAGATATAATTATCGAACAATCATCAATCAACTCATAAACATCTAATGTTTTTAAATGCTGCATCGTATCGGCAAAAGGGTTTCTTCTTTTCTCAATAAGCTTAAATTTCTCGCCTTTCTCAATTTCATAAATAAACAGA
Proteins encoded in this region:
- a CDS encoding sulfite exporter TauE/SafE family protein gives rise to the protein MEIHFLEYFLIGLFAGYMSGMFGIGGGSVRIPLLNLVGIPLLNAFGINLLVIPFSSLIGAISHRKNINWNISPYVAVGGILGSIGGAYMAGLIPNLALAIIFFIVSTITVMGIYFDRISPRLAQKIKPNISIIVIGAFILNLLTGIRGGSGGSLFPPFLKLMRLNIHAAIATSLFVTIITASASIIIYWHRGDIILLPAIVVIISSIIGARIGSVISLKTKSEWLEIGLSIFVVLLALLVIYKAV